The following proteins come from a genomic window of Enterobacter chengduensis:
- a CDS encoding REP-associated tyrosine transposase — MSNYRRHYVPGGTWFFTVNLQNRQSDLLTRHIDSLRTATAAVKRAKPFTINAWVILPEHMHCIWTLPEGDSDFSARWRDIKKTFSRNIEMRHIWQPRFWEHTVRNEEDYWRHMDYVYINPVKHGYVSKVSDWPYSTFHRDVREGLYPVDWAGEIGDFMAGERK; from the coding sequence ATGTCAAACTACCGTCGCCATTACGTCCCCGGTGGAACCTGGTTCTTCACCGTCAACCTGCAAAACCGTCAGAGCGATTTGCTTACCCGTCATATCGATAGCCTCCGTACCGCGACTGCCGCGGTTAAACGTGCAAAGCCTTTTACGATAAACGCGTGGGTTATTTTGCCTGAACATATGCACTGTATCTGGACCCTACCGGAAGGCGACAGCGATTTTTCCGCCCGCTGGCGCGACATCAAAAAGACATTTAGCCGCAACATCGAAATGCGCCATATCTGGCAGCCACGCTTCTGGGAGCACACCGTCCGTAACGAAGAGGACTACTGGCGGCATATGGATTACGTCTACATCAATCCGGTGAAGCATGGCTATGTCAGCAAAGTCAGCGACTGGCCGTATTCAACGTTTCATCGCGATGTACGGGAGGGGTTGTATCCGGTGGATTGGGCGGGAGAGATCGGGGATTTTATGGCGGGTGAGCGGAAGTAA